The Etheostoma cragini isolate CJK2018 chromosome 5, CSU_Ecrag_1.0, whole genome shotgun sequence genome contains a region encoding:
- the fxn gene encoding frataxin, mitochondrial isoform X1, with protein MMLFFTKSPCIYWQICHLTNSRLNTVNPHTLRNLFTQLRSLSRPSTAHALHPICRPHNKWFDSSVDGDRWRKNIHVTSLRLEKPPAVHGSELSEAAYEKLADETLDALTDYFEDLMDDAFTGAEYDVFFSSGVLTVKLGREHGTYVINKQTPNRQIWLSSPTSGPKRYDWTGERWVYSHDGLSLHQLLSKEFSIIFGKTMDLSDLPYS; from the exons ATGATGCTGTTCTTCACTAAGTCTCCATGTATTTATTGGCAGATATGTCATCTTACGAACTCACGGCTCAACACGGTGAACCCGCACACACTCAGGAACCTGTTTACCCAG CTCAGGAGCTTGTCTCGTCCGTCCACTGCGCACGCGCTTCACCCCATCTGTCGGCCTCACAACAAA tGGTTTGATAGCAGCGTTGATGGTGACAGGTGGAGGAAAAACATCCATGTGACATCACTAAGGCTAGAGAAACCCCCCGCTGTTCATGGCAG TGAGCTGTCTGAAGCAGCGTATGAGAAGCTGGCAGACGAGACCCTGGACGCTCTGACGGACTATTTCGAAGACCTGATGGATGACGCTTTCACTGGAGCAGAGTACGATGTCTTCTTCTCT AGTGGCGTTCTGACGGTAAAGCTGGGCAGGGAGCACGGCACCTACGTCATCAACAAACAGACGCCAAACAGACAGATCTGGTTGTCTTCCCCCACCAG TGGACCAAAGCGCTACGACTGGACAGGTGAACGCTGGGTGTACTCTCACGATGGTCTGAGCCTACACCAGCTGCTCTCTAAAGAGTTCTCCATCATCTTCGGTAAAACCATGGACTTATCTGACTTGCCATACTCCTGA
- the fxn gene encoding frataxin, mitochondrial isoform X2, whose protein sequence is MMLFFTKSPCIYWQICHLTNSRLNTLRSLSRPSTAHALHPICRPHNKWFDSSVDGDRWRKNIHVTSLRLEKPPAVHGSELSEAAYEKLADETLDALTDYFEDLMDDAFTGAEYDVFFSSGVLTVKLGREHGTYVINKQTPNRQIWLSSPTSGPKRYDWTGERWVYSHDGLSLHQLLSKEFSIIFGKTMDLSDLPYS, encoded by the exons ATGATGCTGTTCTTCACTAAGTCTCCATGTATTTATTGGCAGATATGTCATCTTACGAACTCACGGCTCAACACG CTCAGGAGCTTGTCTCGTCCGTCCACTGCGCACGCGCTTCACCCCATCTGTCGGCCTCACAACAAA tGGTTTGATAGCAGCGTTGATGGTGACAGGTGGAGGAAAAACATCCATGTGACATCACTAAGGCTAGAGAAACCCCCCGCTGTTCATGGCAG TGAGCTGTCTGAAGCAGCGTATGAGAAGCTGGCAGACGAGACCCTGGACGCTCTGACGGACTATTTCGAAGACCTGATGGATGACGCTTTCACTGGAGCAGAGTACGATGTCTTCTTCTCT AGTGGCGTTCTGACGGTAAAGCTGGGCAGGGAGCACGGCACCTACGTCATCAACAAACAGACGCCAAACAGACAGATCTGGTTGTCTTCCCCCACCAG TGGACCAAAGCGCTACGACTGGACAGGTGAACGCTGGGTGTACTCTCACGATGGTCTGAGCCTACACCAGCTGCTCTCTAAAGAGTTCTCCATCATCTTCGGTAAAACCATGGACTTATCTGACTTGCCATACTCCTGA